The following are from one region of the Cervus canadensis isolate Bull #8, Minnesota chromosome 23, ASM1932006v1, whole genome shotgun sequence genome:
- the CBLN2 gene encoding cerebellin-2 isoform X1, which yields MESANRRLSWQKAAGDASWPGEKEPLESGNRSCREAELGVPTAGNLGSCAREGDARSAGALLLRTTLALTIRAGDRGQRRLPPARRIRARPSALRAPPARMSAPDRGPRGPPLTMPGRRGALREPAGCGSGLGAALALLLLLLPAGCPVRAQNDTEPIVLEGKCLVVCDSSPSADGAVTSSLGISVRSGSAKVAFSATRSTNHEPSEMSNRTMTIYFDQVLVNIGNHFDLASSIFVAPRKGIYSFSFHVVKVYNRQTIQVSLMQNGYPVISAFAGDQDVTREAASNGVLLLMEREDKVHLKLERGNLMGGWKYSTFSGFLVFPL from the exons ATGGAAAGTGCGAACAGGCGCTTAAGTTGGCAGAAAGCTGCAGGGGATGCCTCCTGGCCGGGagagaaagagcccctggagtctGGAAACAGAAGCTGCAGAGAAGCCGAGCTTGGGGTTCCCACCGCCGGAAATCTCGGGTCCTGCGCCAGAGAGGGGGATGCGAG GTCCGCTGGCGCTCTCCTTCTAAGGACCACCCTGGCCTTGACCATCAGAGCCGGGGACCGAGGCCAGAGGAGGCTCCCCCCGGCCCGGCGCATTCGCGCGCGCCCTTCTGCTCTCCGCGCGCCCCCAGCCCGGATGTCAGCGCCCGACCGGGGCCCCCGGGGGCCGCCGCTGACCATGCCCGGGCGCCGGGGGGCGCTGCGCGAGCCGGCCGGCTGCGGCTCGGGCCTGGGGGCGGCgctggccctgctgctgctgctgctgcccgcCGGCTGCCCGGTGCGGGCGCAGAACGACACGGAGCCCATCGTGCTGGAGGGCAAGTGCCTGGTGGTGTGCGACTCCAGCCCGTCGGCGGACGGCGCCGTCACCTCCTCGCTGGGCATCTCGGTGCGCTCCGGCAGCGCCAAGGTGGCCTTCTCCGCCACGCGGAGCACGAACCACGAGCCGTCCGAGATGAGCAACCGCACCATGACCATCTACTTCGACCAG GTCTTAGTAAACATTGGCAACCATTTTGATCTCGCCTCCAGTATATTTGTAGCCCCGAGAAAAGGGATTTATAGCTTCAGCTTCCACGTGGTCAAAGTGTACAACAGACAGACCATCCAG GTCAGTCTGATGCAGAACGGCTACCCGGTGATCTCAGCGTTCGCAGGAGACCAGGACGTCACCAGAGAAGCTGCCAGCAACGGCGTCCTGCTGCTGATGGAGAGAGAGGATAAAGTCCACCTCAAACTGGAGAGGGGCAACCTTATGGGGGGCTGGAAGTACTCCACGTTCTCGGGCTTCTTGGTTTTCCCGCTATAA
- the CBLN2 gene encoding cerebellin-2 isoform X2 translates to MSAPDRGPRGPPLTMPGRRGALREPAGCGSGLGAALALLLLLLPAGCPVRAQNDTEPIVLEGKCLVVCDSSPSADGAVTSSLGISVRSGSAKVAFSATRSTNHEPSEMSNRTMTIYFDQVLVNIGNHFDLASSIFVAPRKGIYSFSFHVVKVYNRQTIQVSLMQNGYPVISAFAGDQDVTREAASNGVLLLMEREDKVHLKLERGNLMGGWKYSTFSGFLVFPL, encoded by the exons ATGTCAGCGCCCGACCGGGGCCCCCGGGGGCCGCCGCTGACCATGCCCGGGCGCCGGGGGGCGCTGCGCGAGCCGGCCGGCTGCGGCTCGGGCCTGGGGGCGGCgctggccctgctgctgctgctgctgcccgcCGGCTGCCCGGTGCGGGCGCAGAACGACACGGAGCCCATCGTGCTGGAGGGCAAGTGCCTGGTGGTGTGCGACTCCAGCCCGTCGGCGGACGGCGCCGTCACCTCCTCGCTGGGCATCTCGGTGCGCTCCGGCAGCGCCAAGGTGGCCTTCTCCGCCACGCGGAGCACGAACCACGAGCCGTCCGAGATGAGCAACCGCACCATGACCATCTACTTCGACCAG GTCTTAGTAAACATTGGCAACCATTTTGATCTCGCCTCCAGTATATTTGTAGCCCCGAGAAAAGGGATTTATAGCTTCAGCTTCCACGTGGTCAAAGTGTACAACAGACAGACCATCCAG GTCAGTCTGATGCAGAACGGCTACCCGGTGATCTCAGCGTTCGCAGGAGACCAGGACGTCACCAGAGAAGCTGCCAGCAACGGCGTCCTGCTGCTGATGGAGAGAGAGGATAAAGTCCACCTCAAACTGGAGAGGGGCAACCTTATGGGGGGCTGGAAGTACTCCACGTTCTCGGGCTTCTTGGTTTTCCCGCTATAA